Proteins from a genomic interval of Actinoalloteichus hymeniacidonis:
- a CDS encoding response regulator — protein sequence MTTVLVVDDEKALVRALRINLAAHGYDVLAAHDGASALRVAATGKPDVVLLDLGLPDLDGTTVIEGLRGWNRVPIIVLSARTDSSDKVRALDAGADDYVTKPFGMDELLARLRAAIRRSGVAESDEPRVQTASFSVDLAAKQVYRGEEAVHLTPTEWGILEVLVRNRGRLVPRQQLLREVWGPGYPAENHYLRVYLAQLRRKLEPDPRNPRHLRTEAGMGYRFDV from the coding sequence ATGACCACCGTGCTGGTGGTGGACGACGAGAAGGCCTTGGTTCGCGCCCTGCGGATCAACCTCGCCGCCCACGGCTACGACGTTCTCGCCGCGCACGACGGTGCGAGCGCGCTGCGCGTCGCCGCCACCGGGAAACCCGACGTCGTCCTGCTCGATCTCGGCCTGCCCGATCTGGACGGCACCACGGTGATCGAGGGGCTGCGCGGCTGGAACCGCGTCCCGATCATCGTGTTGTCCGCCCGTACCGACTCCTCGGACAAGGTGCGCGCCCTGGACGCGGGTGCCGACGACTACGTCACCAAACCCTTCGGGATGGATGAGTTGCTGGCCCGGCTGCGGGCCGCCATCCGCCGCTCGGGCGTGGCCGAGTCCGACGAACCTCGGGTGCAGACCGCGTCGTTCAGCGTGGACCTGGCGGCCAAACAGGTGTATCGCGGTGAGGAAGCCGTTCATCTGACGCCCACCGAGTGGGGCATCCTCGAAGTGCTGGTTCGGAATCGAGGCAGGCTGGTGCCTCGGCAACAGTTGTTGCGCGAGGTCTGGGGCCCGGGTTATCCGGCGGAGAACCACTACCTGCGGGTGTACCTGGCGCAGCTGCGCCGCAAGCTGGAGCCCGATCCGCGTAACCCGCGTCATCTGCGCACCGAGGCGGGGATGGGGTACCGGTTCGACGTCTGA